The sequence TCAAAAGGGGGAATTACCGGTATGACATTGCCAGTGGCGAGAGATCTCGCTTCCTTAGGAATTCGCGTGATGACGATTGCACCGGGATTATTTGAAACACCGTTATTTGCAACCCTTCCAGAAAAAGCTAAACAAGCATTGGGAGAAATGACACCATTTCCATCAAGGCTTGGCAAACCAGAAGAGTATGCATTGCTTGTTAAAAGTATTATTGAAAACCCAATGTTGAACGGGGAGACAATCCGCTTAGATGGTGCCATTCGTATGCAGCCAAAGTAATAAATAAGCGACCAGTAGCAACTATGGTAATTATTTTCAATCAGTAGCAAGCTGATAAGAATAGCTGATGAAAAAACAATTTAAGTGTCAAACATGTCAGCTAAAAACATGTTGTGGGAAATATAGATGCGTAATAGAGTTTTACTATAATCTAGGGGGATATGCGTTGTGGAAAGAGACTTTTTACAGGAAGAGCATCTGATTTTCAGGAGCTCCTTACGAAAATTTTTAGCACAAGAAGCGGCTCCACATTTTGCTGAATGGGAACAAAATCAGCAAATACCAAGATCATTTTGGCGGCAGGCGGGAAAGCGGGGATATCTTTGTTCGTGGGCTTTGGAGGAATACGGTGGATATGAAGCAGATTTTGGATATTCTGTGGTTCTTAACGAAGAATTGGAACGAGTTGGCACTGCAATGGTAGGAATAGGGTTACATAATGATATTGTAATGCCATATATTTATGCATATGGTACAGAAGATCAAAAGAAAAAATGGCTGCCTGGTGCGATAACAGGAGATATCATATCTGCAATAGCGATGACAGAACCGGCTGCGGGGTCAGATTTGGCCGCAATTCAAACAACAGCAATAAAAGATGGAGATACGTATATTTTAAATGGTGAAAAGACCTTTATTACGAACGGTTATACAGCCGATTTGATTGTAGTTGTATGCAAAACTGATCCGCATATAAAGCCGGCGCATAAAGGGATTAGTTTACTAGTTGTAGAGGCGGATACACCAGGATTTCGGCGAGGAAAGAAATTGAAGAAGGTTGGTCAACATGCGAATGGTACGTGTGAATTAATTTTTGAAGATGCACGGGTTCCCGCTGAAAATTTATTGGGGGAAGAAGGAAAAGGATTCTATTATTTAATGGAAAATTTGCAGCAGGAACGGTTAATCGTAAGTATTCAAAGTATTGCAGCTACTGAATTAATGATCGATTTGACAACGGATTATGTGAAGCAAAGAAGAGCTTTTGGAAAAAGGATTAGTCAATTTCAAAATACGCAATTTAAGTTGGCAGAAATGAACACTGCATTTCAAATGGGAAGGGTCTTTGTTGATCAAATAATTAAATCTCATATGGCAGGAAAAAATCTGGTTACAGAAGTATCAATGGCAAAATGGTGGAGCACAGATCTTGTGAAAAAAGTTGCTGCTGAATGTATGCAACTCCATGGCGGTTATGGGTATATGGAAGAATACGAGATTGCCAGAAGATACCGAGATACGGCTGTATCCTCCATTTATGCAGGTTCGAATGAAATTATGAAAGTGATTATTAGCAAAAATATGGGATTATAATGATTATGAAAATGACAAGTATAAATATGTATATTCATTCATAGCTTCATGTTTAGTAGATGTGTTTGAACACTCCCTATCAGTTACTTGCAAAACAGTAAAGATTGCAATTGTTGTAAGGGTTTACAACAGGGGTTAAAAATCAGAAAGGATGATAATTATGCGAGAAGCAGTAATTGTAGAAGCAATTAGAACACCAATTGGAAGGCGTAAAGGCATGTTAAGTGAAATTCGCGCAGAAGATTTAGCAGCAAAACCATTAATGGAAGTAGTAAAGCGAGCTGGTATATCACCAGAGTTCGTGGAAGATGTTATCTATGGGTGTGTGTCACAGGTAGGAGAGCAAGCTTTTGATATTGCCCGTCAAGCTGCATTAATTGCTGATTATCCAGTTGAAGTACCGGGAACAACGATAGATAGACAATGTGGTTCCAGTCAACAGGCCGTACATTTTGCGGCACAGGCCATTATAAGTGGAGATATGGATGTAGTCGTAGCTGGAGGGGTTGAGCATATGACTCGAGTGCCAATGGGATCTAATATGCAAGGGGTTAAAATCAATGAGAATCTGTCGCTTAAATATGAAATTATTAATCAAGGTCTATCTGCTGAACGAATTGCTAATAAGTGGGGACTAAGCCGACAACAGATGGATGAATTTTCATTAGAGAGTCATGAAAAAGCAGTTTCAGCTAGTAAACAAGGTTCTTTTGATGATGAAATCATGCCATTAAAAGTGAAACTTGAAGATGGTTCGGAAACTGTCATGAATCAAGATGAGGGACCGAGGGAAAACACAAATTTAGAAAAGCTTGGACAGTTAACGCCGGCTTTTAAAGAAGATGGGGCAATTACGGCAGGAAACTCCAGTCAAATTAGTGATGGGGCTGCAGCACTGTTAATCATGTCTCAGGAAAATGCAGTTGAATTAGGAGTAAAACCTAAATTTCGGATTATTGCTCGTACCGTTATTGGTTCTGATCCTACATTCATGTTAACCGGACCGATTCCGGCTACAGAAAAAGTACTGAAGAAAGCAGGGCTATCCCTTTCAGATATGGATGTTTTTGAAGTGAATGAGGCCTTTGCTTCCGTTCCTTTAGTTTGGCTGAAAGAAACAGGAGCAGACCCCAAAAAGCTCAATCCAAATGGAGGGGCAATTGCTTTAGGGCATCCACTTGGTGCAAGCGGAGCTCGACTCATGACGACTATGATGTATGAGTTGGAACGGACAGAAGGACGTTATGGATTACAAACCATGTGTGAGGGGCATGGGATGGCAAATGCAACGATAATTGAACGATTAACTTAAATAAAGTGAAACTTCATTCCGTGGAATGCTTTTTACACGGAATGTTAGTACCACAAGGGTATGACCTAAAGGCCCTTGAACGAATCGGGCATTTAGGTGCCGTTTTCTCCCACTTTGACCCTTTGCACGAACTCAGGACTTGAAGTGGGAAACTTACGGCACCTTACATGCGGTATAAAAATTGGCATCTGTTTTAATTAAGAGTTGACTAGGTTTTGGCTTATACGCTAAAGAGGGCTGTTACCAGCCAAGTTAAAAATTAATATGGAGGTGGTGTTTTGCCGCTTACATCAATTCGTGTACTCGATTTGACACGCTTATTGCCGGGACCTTATTGTACCATGTTACTTGCAGATTTTGGTGCTGAAGTCATTAAAATAGAAGATCCTAAAGTTGGTGATTATGCCAGGGACTATGAGCCGAAGTTGGATGAAAATAGTGCCATTTTCCATTCCCTTAATCGCAATAAGAAAAGCATTTGTTTAAATTTAAAATCAGCGGAAGGAAAAGAATGTTTCTTTAGTTTAGTAGAAGAAGCTGATGTTGTTATCGAATCATTTCGCCCAGGGGTAATGAAAAAACTTGGAATAGATTATGAGACGTTGAAATCCATGAATCCAGGAATTATTTATTGTAGTATAACTGGTTTTGGGCAACAAGGTCCATATGCTAAGAAAGCTGGTCATGATATTAATTATATCAGCTATGCCGGCTTACTTCATTTAATGGGCGAGAGCGGGGGAAAGCCAGTCATTCCTGCTGTACAAATTGCCGATATTGGGGGAGGTGCATATCCAGCTGCATTAGGTATTTTATTAGCTCTAATTGCGAGAGAAAAATCGGGTAGCGGGCAATTTATAGATATTTCAATGATGGATGGGATAATCGCTTGGATGCAAACCGTATTACCTCATTTCATGGCTACTAATCAGTTGCCAAAACGTGGTGAACAAATGTTAAGTGGCGGCCTTGCTTGTTATGAGGTTTATGAAACGAAGGATTATCGCTGGATTGCTGTTGGTGCATTGGAGGCTAAATTTTGGAAGGTTTTTTGTAATACCATTGGGAGAGATGACTTTATCCCACTTCAACAAGCACCATTGCGTGAGCAGCATCGTTTAAAATATGAAATTCAAGAAATTATCTCTCGAAAAACATTGGATGAATGGTTAGCAATTTTTCCAAAGGATGAGTCGTGTATATCCCCAGTACAAACTTTTGCAGAATTAATCGATGATCCGCAGGTTAAAGAACGCGAGATGATTAAAGAAACCTACCACCCTTCTTTAGGAACGATAAAGCAAATAGGTATCCCGATTAAATTATCAAAAACTCCTGGATCGTTTCGAAACAAAGCCCCAAAAATTGGTGAGCATACAGAAGAAGTTTTAAAACGAAAGTCTTTTTAGCTGTGTGGCATCAGGTAAATCATTGGCCACTGTGAAGGAATTCAACTCGCCTCCTTCACCGTTTAAAAAGCAAACCTAAAGATCAAAAAAACTAACATCCAAACCAACAAATAATTTCATGGGGTGGGGGACATTCCTTTCATTTAGAATCATTGGAAACAAAACCTGAGACGCTCATGACGCCCTAGTGTGAACTCTGATCAGCAACCTCGTGTATGAGTACTATCCTTGCATTGAAAGCCGCCCTAAAGCTACTAACATCTAGGTTCGAACATCAAGTTGTACGTCTGCTTGTATGAAGGTCGAAACACACACTGGGGAACAGTCTTACAATGCAGTTATGACCCGCGGGAGCGAAAAGAATTGTCCCAAATGATCCGAAGAACATTATCTAGGAACATCACGCATGTCCAAGATATTGGACATATCCATTCATAGAATAAGCAGGAAATAAGTAGCTTGGAACGAAAGGCAATGACTTCTGCGGGAAAAGCATGAGCCTTTAGACCCCGTAACAAGCGTTTTTTGCGAGTGGGGAAGCTCAAACAGACCTTCAAAAAGCGTCCGCCCGTAGTGTAAAACGATGGGTTTAACGCACGTATAAATTCTCAAGAAATAAAGCAGATGAACTAATAAGAAACAATGGGAAAAAAATAACGCCTAAATATAATATACGAGGGAGTGATGAAGATGGATCTTGGGACTACTTTAGCTAGAAACGCCAACCGGTATCCGGATAAACAGGCAATTTACTATGGAGAAAAAGTGTACACATACAGGCAATTAAATGAAGAAGTAAATCGACTCGCTCATGGTTTACTTGCACAAGGCATAAGTAAAAGTGACAAAATAGCTATGTTAATGAAAAATTCCGATATGTTTATGATTGTGTTTTATGCAATTATGAAAGTTGGTGCAATAGCTGTTCCCATTAATTATCGTTTGGCGAAGGCAGAAGTTAAATATATTATAGGGGATTCAGATGCTTCGGTGATATTTTTTGATGAAGAATATGCTGCTTTTGTAGCTGAGATAGGAAAAGAGAATCAGCAATTATTGCTGCAAGTATCCGTAAATGAAAATATAGTAGAAGAACAGTACAAACTTAGAGAAATAATGAGCAGCAATCAGTCGGAGCCACCTGTTAAAGTAAACGAAACAAATAATGCAGAAATACTTTATACATCAGGAACAACAGGAACGCCCAAGGGAGCATTATTTGATCATCATCGTATTCTTTTCGTAGCACTTACCTCCTCCATTATGATGAAGATCGGACCAGAAGATAATTTACTTCATGTAGCACCTCTATTTCATTCAGCTCAATTAAATCTATTCATGATAACTGGAACACTTTTAGGAAGTTCACAGGTTATTCATAAGGATTTTGACCCCGTACAAGTATTGAATGATATTGAAAAATATAAGATAAGTCTTTTCTTCGCAGTTCCAACGATGTATAATTTTTTACTTCAAGTACCGAACAGTGACAACTTTGATTTATCCTCTGTTAAGCGTTGTGGATATGGAGCAGCGCCAATGCCGGTAGCATTATTAGAAAAAGCGATGAAATTGTTTCAAAATGATCAATTTTATAATATGTGTGGTTTAACAGAAGGTGGTCCTGGTGGTGTTTTACTATTGCCTGAGGATCATAAAACGAATATGGGTGCCGGCGGAAAGCCTATGTTGTTAACAGAGGCCAGAGTGGTTAATGAGGCTGGTGAAGATGTATGTGCTAACCAAGTTGGAGAGTTTATTATTCGAAGTGAAATGATGATGAAGGAGTATTATAAAAAACCACATGAAACAAAAGAGACACTCCGGGACGGTTGGCTGTATACCGGAGATCTGGCTATTATCGATGAAGAGGGTTTTATAACACTTGTTGATCGAAAAAAAGATATGATTATTTCCGGCGGAGAAAATATTTATTCTGCGGAGGTGGAGCAAGCACTGTATCAACATTCAAACATATTGGAGGCAGCTGTTGTTGGTTTGCCAGACGAGTTATGGGGCGAGAAAGTCGTTGCTATTGTTGTTTCCAAAGATGGGGAAGCATTAGATGCTGAGGAAATAAAGGCTTTCTGCCGTAATCATCTGGCCAAGTACAAAGTGCCGACAGAAATCATTCAAGAGAAAGCAATTCCTCGTAATGCTTCGGGAAAAATTTTAAAGTATCAAATTCGTGAAGCACTACAAATAGGAAAATCATTATCTAGTTAAATGTATAGGGGGCAAATTATGATGATGGACACGCCTTTATCTCTCGTATCTTTGTTAGAACGTGCAGAGACGTATTTTCCTACAAAAGAGATTGTTTCTCGTACGCAAAAAAAGATTCATCGTTTAACCTATCGCGAACTGGGTGAGCGAACAAGAGCATTGGTGAATGTGTTAAAAAACGTTGGGATTAAAAAAGGGGATAGAGTAGGAACGTTTGCTTGGAATCATCATCGGCATTTAGAAGCATATTTTGCTGTGCCGGCCATCGGTGCTGTACTGCATACGATTAATATTCGTTTATCAACCGAGCATCTTGTGCATATTATAAATCATGCAGAAGATAGAGTAATATTTGTGGACAAGGAACTGTTACCAATATTAGAAAAATTACAGGATCAATTCACTACGGTGGAAGCATTTATTGTGATGATGGATGAAAATATATTACCAGAATCAGCAATAAAATCACTATATGCTTACGAACAGCTGTTGGAAAATGCTGATCGGACATTTACATTTTCTAAAAATATGGATGAACAAGATCCAGCGGTCCTATGCTATACATCGGGAACTACAGGCAAACCTAAAGGTGTCGTTTATTCTCATCGCGGACTTGTGTTACATTCAATGGCTTTAGGTTTAGCCGATACAGCTGCAATCTCAGAATCAGATGTTGCTATGCCGGTTGTCCCCATGTTTCACGTTAATGCGTGGGGAATGCCATTTGCTGCAACTTGGTTCGGAACTAAGCAAGTATTACCGGGACCCTTTCCAACTCCGAAGGTTTTAGCAGAGCTGATTGAGTCGGAGGCAGTTACGATTACTGCTGGTGTGCCAACTATTTGGCTTGGATTACTTCAAGAACTAGAGGAAAATCATTATAATACAGATAGTTTGCGCGGGGTGTTGTGTGGAGGGGCTGCTGCACCGAAGGGAATGATCCACGCCTTCGAATCGAAATACGGAATTCCATTTTATCACGCTTATGGAATGACAGAAACAGCACCACTTGCTCTATTTTCCAGACTCAAAAGCTATCAAGAACAGCTTCCAGAAGCAGAAAGATTGGAGTTGCATGCGAAGCAAGGGATAGTTGCTCCATGTATTGATATTAGAGCAGTTAATGAGTATGGAGAGATTAAGAAAGATGGTATTGACATGGGCGAACTTTTAATTCGTGGACCTTGGATTGCCGATTCCTATTATAAAGATGAGCGAAGTACAGAAGCCTTTCGTAATGGTTGGCTCTATACAGGAGACGTTGTTACCATTGATGCGGAAGGTTTTGTTAAGATTGTGGATCGAACAAAAGACGTAATTAAAAGTGGGGGTGAATGGATATCATCGGTTGATTTAGAAAATGCATTAATGGCACATGAAGCTATCTACGAGGCGGCAGTTGTTTCTGTTCCACATCCGAAGTGGCAAGAACGTCCAGTTGCTTGTGTTGTATTAAAGAATAAGTATAAGGAAACCGTTTCCAAGGAGGATATCCTTTCATTTTTGCAACCACAGTTTGCGAAATGGTGGCTACCAGACGAAATATTATTTATGGATGAACTTCCTAAAACATCTGTAGGAAAGTTTTTAAAAGCAGCATTAAGAGAAAAGGTAAAGGACTACATGGCTAATCAAAATTAAATATTTACACCTTAATGTGTACGAATAAGACGAATGTATAGGCAAAAGCAAAAACTAGAGGAGGAATTTGTTTTCGAATAGATTGGCAGAAAGTAAGTACTAGTTTTATATAAAAAACCTGTTATAGATTCCATATATATAAAGAAGAAAAATGTTCACATATGCAGAGATTTATTTTCTACCTTAAAAAATTTCAGCACAGAAAGTAGATACAAATGTAGTAAAATTTTGATGTTTTAAGTATTCGGGCAATTAGTTGTCGGCTGCGCCAGACCATCATCCCAGCTTTCTTTATCTGAATGTAAGGAGCCATACTTCTCTCATTTCCAAAAAATCCACTTTTATTTTGCGAACTTTGTGAGAGAAGCGGCTCCTTGAATGAAGTTAACTTCATCTCTTTAAAAGTTATCCGTATGTACGTCGCTATCCGAGCGCTTGTACATTCTTTTTTCTAACGTTCTTTAGTCTGTATATATTCCAAAGATTTATGAACGGAATCTGCTTTAATAGTAAGCGCTGCCAAAATGAGTTATAATAAAAGTTGAGCATATAGCTTATGTAAACATGCTTTACTAGAAGTCCGTAAATTGCTTTTTACTTGAACCGACTTGCGTAGATATGCTCAATAATGAACAATTATGTAAAAAGCAGGGAATAAACTATTTATGTGGAGAGTGATGGATGATGAAGGCGAAGCAAACCGTTTATGTTAATGAGTTTACAGATGGAATTCTTGATCCCGCTCGAAAAATGGAATACGCAGTAAAAGATGGGGGATATATTATTGCTAATACAACTCCGGGATGTTGGGGGCCTATGATTACTCCAGCTCTGAAAGGTGGTCATGAAGTAACAAAGCCTGTCTATGTGGAGGGAGCGGAGATAGGTGATGCGATTGCTATTCATCTTAAATCAATTGAGGTTACATCAATTGCTACTGCTTCTGGAAATGATAAGCCTGTAGATGGCCGCTTTAACGGTGATCCATTTGTTGCCGCTAAATGTCCAGGGTGTGGTACGGTCAACCCTGAAACCATCATTAAAGGAATTGGTGAGAAAGCAGTCCATTGTAAAAACTGTGATAAAGACATTACGCCATTTACATTTACACATGCTTATACAATGGCATTTAATGATAAAAAAACGGTTGGGATAACTTTGAATAAAGCGGCTGCTGAACAGGTTGCAAAAGATGGAAAAAGCTATATGGCAACACCAGAAAATTCCATTCAAAATCCAATTGTAACTTTTGCTCCTTATCAGATGCCTGGTACGATAGCAAGGTTACGACCATTTTTAGGACAATTAGGTACTACACCATCACGACCATTTCCTGATTCTCATAATGCGGGAGATTTTGGTCAATTTTTAATCAACGCTCCGCATGATTATGCCATTACGAAGGAAGAACTGGGGGAACGAACAGATGGTCATATGGATATTAATCGTGTTCGTGCAGGTGCTATTGTAATATGTCCAGTAAAAGTAACAGGGGGAGGGGTTTATCTCGGTGATATGCATGCCATGCAAGGAGATGGTGAAATTGCCGGTCACACTACCGATGTAGCTGGGATTGTTAGTTTACAAGTAAATGTGCTAAAAGGAGTAAAAGTAGACGGACCGATTATCGTGCCTGTTTACGAGGATCTCCCATATTTGGCTAAACCGTTTACCAAAGAGGAAAAAGAGAGAGCACAGGTATTGGCTGAACACTGGCAAGTTGCTGAACTAGAAGAAATGTTACCAGTTTCCTTTGTAGGTTCAGGTGCAGATTTAAATGAAGCAACAACAAATGGGTTGGAACGAGCAGCTGTATTTTTTAATATACCTGTTCCGGAAGTAATGAATCGTGCTACGATTAATGGCTCCATTGAAATCGGACGTCATCCTGGTGTGGTTACAGTTACATTCCTTGTTCCTGAAAGCTATTTAAAGCAAAAACACATACTTGATTTAGTAAAACATCAATATATGGATGTGCTTTAGTCAATAGATAGGATGTAGCAAAAGATATTTAAGAAACTCGTAGCATCATAGACTAGTAGGTCAAGCTGGATTAGAATGATAAAACAGCACAAAGGGCTGCACAAAAAGTCACCTTATATGGCAACATTGGCAGCCCTTTTCAAATATTTTCTCGACAATGCTATTGATGACCCTACGTCAGTAGAATGTTCTACTACCATAAAAAGCTTTCATTTCTATATCTACGATTTCTCTAAGCATTCATCGTCAAGAAGGTCATGGCAACACTTTTAATTATTAGCCAAAAATAGACCAAGTTGTGCAAGAATCGCGCTTCCTGCATATGTTCCTGTAAAAACAAAGATGGCAACGATAGCAATTTTCCAAGAGGTATTTCGCAAATCAACTAGTCGATTAGCAACTGAAATACCGGCAAATGTAAGAATCGGTGTTGTGATGGATAAGAAATCGACTGCCTGAATTGCTTGAACAAAAAAATCACTGATTAAACATAGAATAAGCGACGTAATCGAAACCCATCCTAAAATTGGAAAGTCACGGATGATTTTAATGCTGGATTTTTGCATCACATCGGATACGATAATTCCAATCATGGAAAATAGCCATAATACACCAAGACCAACAAATGACATCGCAGTAACAGGTGTTGAGCTAGGATTTTTCAAAAGCTTAATTTCTTGCGTAAATAAAATCAAACCAACGCTTAATAGTAGAATCAGACCGTATTTTATATATTTTCGTAATTTCTCGTTCATTTCTTTTCACCTCGAACCAGTTTATTATACATAAACCTTTGTAATGGTGCAGCTAAAAATACCATCGTAAATGTACCAAGAAAACTGGTGAGGAGCTGACTAGCTGATGCATAGGCTAAAATGGTGCTTTCCATCTCAGGTACCCTTGCGACTAATGTTGCCGATGCTGCACTCATCATACTTCCTGAACCCATTCCGGACGCCATTGCGAGTGCTTCTACCCTTAATCCAAAATCCAGTAAAATTGGGGCGAACACGCTAAAGAAGATCGCTCCAAATAACGTACCAATAATATAAAGAGAAAGAACTCCCCTACCTTCTTTAGATTCCAAGGTATACTTCTCCGAAATATATGCAAGCTCTCCTTCACGACCGATTCCTAAGGTTGCACCAATTGCTTCTCTTCTTAGTCCTATTAAAATGGCAATTGGCAACCCAAATACGACTGTACCGAGGTTTCCAAATTCTTGAATAAGAAATACCCAGCCAACTTGAAGAATTTCACGGATTTGTGGTGCAACATCTGCGCCATATCTTGCCATTAAAGGAAGCATAATGAATATTAAGTACTTACTTGCAAAATTAATATTTTTATCACTATATACGTTTTTCCAAAAACCTTTACGAAACAGCTTTATCCCTAAAAACATTGTTAAAATAATTGCAAAAACTAAAGGAAGTATCCCAATTGTAAACGGGCCGATCGGAATGGCTTGAAAACCGATTAGTTCAGCGATCGTAATGATAGCCAGAGCAAAGATAACTAAATAAATGAAATTCTTGTTCATCATTTTCCTCTTTCCTACGTATAAATTATCCTGCATGTAACTGACAGTTAGACCAGCCTCTTGCCCTTCCATGCTACAAGGTGAAACCTAGGAAGAAAAGCGTGCGATCCAACTGTAAGTAAAATGCCTGATTCTGTTCAGAGGCCTTTAGATCAAAGCCTTGTGGTACTAACAATCAGTGAGGGATAAAGGAAAAACCCCACTGATGGAGGATTCATTTTATGGATGAATTATAGATTCAATTAACTTTTTATAATCTTTATAGCTGCGTTTGTACAGCTTGGATTTATCAATACTTCCACTCATTTTGTTAAGTGTTTGGGCTAAAAATCTTGGGAAAATTTCATAGATAAATGCTGGGTCAATATCGATAAAATCATCACCATGAATTGTTCCGGTAAATCCACTATAACCAATTTGAATACAAGGCATCATAAAAGATAAATCACCAATGTCGCCAGCGGCACTAATAAAATTATCATTAAAAAGCTCTTCAATTTCATCATTTTCATGAAACGCCTCTTCGGCAAAGGTAGATAAGTAACGATCTTGCTTAAATGGCAAGTATCCCATCTGAGTATCGATGGTGACATTCCCTTGTAAGGCTATGGCACT is a genomic window of Virgibacillus proomii containing:
- a CDS encoding acyl-CoA dehydrogenase family protein codes for the protein MERDFLQEEHLIFRSSLRKFLAQEAAPHFAEWEQNQQIPRSFWRQAGKRGYLCSWALEEYGGYEADFGYSVVLNEELERVGTAMVGIGLHNDIVMPYIYAYGTEDQKKKWLPGAITGDIISAIAMTEPAAGSDLAAIQTTAIKDGDTYILNGEKTFITNGYTADLIVVVCKTDPHIKPAHKGISLLVVEADTPGFRRGKKLKKVGQHANGTCELIFEDARVPAENLLGEEGKGFYYLMENLQQERLIVSIQSIAATELMIDLTTDYVKQRRAFGKRISQFQNTQFKLAEMNTAFQMGRVFVDQIIKSHMAGKNLVTEVSMAKWWSTDLVKKVAAECMQLHGGYGYMEEYEIARRYRDTAVSSIYAGSNEIMKVIISKNMGL
- a CDS encoding thiolase family protein translates to MREAVIVEAIRTPIGRRKGMLSEIRAEDLAAKPLMEVVKRAGISPEFVEDVIYGCVSQVGEQAFDIARQAALIADYPVEVPGTTIDRQCGSSQQAVHFAAQAIISGDMDVVVAGGVEHMTRVPMGSNMQGVKINENLSLKYEIINQGLSAERIANKWGLSRQQMDEFSLESHEKAVSASKQGSFDDEIMPLKVKLEDGSETVMNQDEGPRENTNLEKLGQLTPAFKEDGAITAGNSSQISDGAAALLIMSQENAVELGVKPKFRIIARTVIGSDPTFMLTGPIPATEKVLKKAGLSLSDMDVFEVNEAFASVPLVWLKETGADPKKLNPNGGAIALGHPLGASGARLMTTMMYELERTEGRYGLQTMCEGHGMANATIIERLT
- a CDS encoding CaiB/BaiF CoA transferase family protein, whose translation is MPLTSIRVLDLTRLLPGPYCTMLLADFGAEVIKIEDPKVGDYARDYEPKLDENSAIFHSLNRNKKSICLNLKSAEGKECFFSLVEEADVVIESFRPGVMKKLGIDYETLKSMNPGIIYCSITGFGQQGPYAKKAGHDINYISYAGLLHLMGESGGKPVIPAVQIADIGGGAYPAALGILLALIAREKSGSGQFIDISMMDGIIAWMQTVLPHFMATNQLPKRGEQMLSGGLACYEVYETKDYRWIAVGALEAKFWKVFCNTIGRDDFIPLQQAPLREQHRLKYEIQEIISRKTLDEWLAIFPKDESCISPVQTFAELIDDPQVKEREMIKETYHPSLGTIKQIGIPIKLSKTPGSFRNKAPKIGEHTEEVLKRKSF
- a CDS encoding acyl-CoA synthetase, which encodes MDLGTTLARNANRYPDKQAIYYGEKVYTYRQLNEEVNRLAHGLLAQGISKSDKIAMLMKNSDMFMIVFYAIMKVGAIAVPINYRLAKAEVKYIIGDSDASVIFFDEEYAAFVAEIGKENQQLLLQVSVNENIVEEQYKLREIMSSNQSEPPVKVNETNNAEILYTSGTTGTPKGALFDHHRILFVALTSSIMMKIGPEDNLLHVAPLFHSAQLNLFMITGTLLGSSQVIHKDFDPVQVLNDIEKYKISLFFAVPTMYNFLLQVPNSDNFDLSSVKRCGYGAAPMPVALLEKAMKLFQNDQFYNMCGLTEGGPGGVLLLPEDHKTNMGAGGKPMLLTEARVVNEAGEDVCANQVGEFIIRSEMMMKEYYKKPHETKETLRDGWLYTGDLAIIDEEGFITLVDRKKDMIISGGENIYSAEVEQALYQHSNILEAAVVGLPDELWGEKVVAIVVSKDGEALDAEEIKAFCRNHLAKYKVPTEIIQEKAIPRNASGKILKYQIREALQIGKSLSS
- a CDS encoding long-chain fatty acid--CoA ligase, which gives rise to MMDTPLSLVSLLERAETYFPTKEIVSRTQKKIHRLTYRELGERTRALVNVLKNVGIKKGDRVGTFAWNHHRHLEAYFAVPAIGAVLHTINIRLSTEHLVHIINHAEDRVIFVDKELLPILEKLQDQFTTVEAFIVMMDENILPESAIKSLYAYEQLLENADRTFTFSKNMDEQDPAVLCYTSGTTGKPKGVVYSHRGLVLHSMALGLADTAAISESDVAMPVVPMFHVNAWGMPFAATWFGTKQVLPGPFPTPKVLAELIESEAVTITAGVPTIWLGLLQELEENHYNTDSLRGVLCGGAAAPKGMIHAFESKYGIPFYHAYGMTETAPLALFSRLKSYQEQLPEAERLELHAKQGIVAPCIDIRAVNEYGEIKKDGIDMGELLIRGPWIADSYYKDERSTEAFRNGWLYTGDVVTIDAEGFVKIVDRTKDVIKSGGEWISSVDLENALMAHEAIYEAAVVSVPHPKWQERPVACVVLKNKYKETVSKEDILSFLQPQFAKWWLPDEILFMDELPKTSVGKFLKAALREKVKDYMANQN
- a CDS encoding acetamidase/formamidase family protein yields the protein MKAKQTVYVNEFTDGILDPARKMEYAVKDGGYIIANTTPGCWGPMITPALKGGHEVTKPVYVEGAEIGDAIAIHLKSIEVTSIATASGNDKPVDGRFNGDPFVAAKCPGCGTVNPETIIKGIGEKAVHCKNCDKDITPFTFTHAYTMAFNDKKTVGITLNKAAAEQVAKDGKSYMATPENSIQNPIVTFAPYQMPGTIARLRPFLGQLGTTPSRPFPDSHNAGDFGQFLINAPHDYAITKEELGERTDGHMDINRVRAGAIVICPVKVTGGGVYLGDMHAMQGDGEIAGHTTDVAGIVSLQVNVLKGVKVDGPIIVPVYEDLPYLAKPFTKEEKERAQVLAEHWQVAELEEMLPVSFVGSGADLNEATTNGLERAAVFFNIPVPEVMNRATINGSIEIGRHPGVVTVTFLVPESYLKQKHILDLVKHQYMDVL
- a CDS encoding DUF3100 domain-containing protein, whose translation is MNKNFIYLVIFALAIITIAELIGFQAIPIGPFTIGILPLVFAIILTMFLGIKLFRKGFWKNVYSDKNINFASKYLIFIMLPLMARYGADVAPQIREILQVGWVFLIQEFGNLGTVVFGLPIAILIGLRREAIGATLGIGREGELAYISEKYTLESKEGRGVLSLYIIGTLFGAIFFSVFAPILLDFGLRVEALAMASGMGSGSMMSAASATLVARVPEMESTILAYASASQLLTSFLGTFTMVFLAAPLQRFMYNKLVRGEKK